The DNA window CAGGAGATTCAAAACGGACGGAAAAGCCCTGTTCCGCAGTCGTTCGATGATTTTCCTCTTTTATGTTGGGTTTACTGCCAGTTTACAAGGCTGAAAATCGCCGCAAGGGAAAATGCCAGGCGTCCGGCGTTTTATTTCAAATGCCTGCCACCAGCGCCGAAAAGTCGACGGCAATAAATGTTTCATGGCTGCCTTGATTTCATAGGCCCACCCACGATTCTGTCTCGATTTAAAAACTAGACCATTATCGGGGATTACAGTAGTTACATTCGCAGGACATTAAATTTGGAGCTTTGGGAAAATATTATGCCATTCAGTtggaagaaaattaaatttgataccAAACTTGAAAGTCATAATGTTAGAAAGTAGCTTTAATTAGTAGCTTTAGATCAATAAacaatgtttatatttaatttatttataattcattTATCGCTTTAGGGGTTTCACAGTTCACAATTGAAATAGGAAATTTGTAgattgaaaaacaaattgcTTAAATGTGTTTGCCAAAGAGTAAGCCAtctctgtttgtttttaaatcaGTAAACAGCTAGTTAAACGTTTTtggtataattattttaaaccgGAAACTTTAGAGGTAAAATAGAACCCGGAGTGGAATTTAATTACCCAAATGAAAACAGCATTTTTATATGATTTTCTCGCgctgcttttaattaaatttctccTTCTCTGAGGGACAGCCATGTCGGTCTGTCGGTTCTTGACGCAGCCGCGGGGCAACGGGGCGTATAATGAACATTTAATTAGCTTACAACTCCGGTACGGTGTCCACTTGTTTGGCGGAATGCTAAGGCTAAGGACACTCTCCCCGACGAGGGCTGCTCAACGAGTTCTTCCCCCCTCAGCCAGgcaattaatttccaaaataaacgcaaatcaaattaaataaatacagataTTTGCTTGTGACAGCTACAAACAATATTTGCCCAGAGGGCCAGCTCGGGCAGCAAATGTTGAAATTCGAAATTGCCATAAATATTACAGAAGTCATCGCAACATGGGCAAACAGCACAGGCGGCAGAATAATTGGATTTGCCTTTTCTGGCCCTTAAATGCCtgatttaaatgcaaattgaagTGGTCTTTCGCAGCCGGGCTCAATGGGGCTTGCAGCAGTTGCCCATGCAGCCATTCACGGTCTCAAGTCACTTGAAAAAGTCCTAATCTCCGGCAAAGAAAAACTGTCGCAAAAAGCAAGTGTCATAAATCTGACGACTTGTGCAAGATGGCAACAAGGAATAATCTGACTATTAAAGTCCATTCGGACATTTTCTTGTGGGGCGACAGGAAGAAAGGCGGCGAGGTAAATCTCAGTTGAGTGATTGGGGGCCACCTTTTCCCCTCGTTTTTCCCACCACCCACCTGAATCGCTGAAGAAAAGCGTAGTGAAGGACACTGGGAAAGGACATCACAAGTTGGGTCTCCAATGACGAAGATATGACATTGTAATAAAGCAAAGTAAGTGAACGACTTCCACTTCCAAGCCATTTGTAATAACGTTCTCCTCGCTCCCAGttccattttaatttcacATAAAACCATTATTGGATTTCAGCAATCACCTCTGATATTCATGGCCATTGGTCGTATTATTTTCATACCTTTATGCATTTCAATTAGTCGACCAGATAGCTGGCCTAATTAGTTTCCAATTGAAAAAGACAAGTGCCAATAATCGCCCCAATGTTGTGGGCAAACggaatttgcataaatattaaatcagGCATGGCAAACAATTTAGAAACAGAATTTCACAAATATTCCTTAATTTTTGTCGAAAATCTTGTTGAaatgcttataaagctcggaATATTCTTATTGAAATGCTAGTAAAGCCCGGAAACGCCATCTTGATTGCAGTTGCGAGAGTGGAGGAAAAAGTGGACGGCCTGGTCAGGGATTCCGGCTGGGAAAGAATGAACCACAGACCGCCCGACCACTTAATCAGTGACGTGAGCTCGGCAAACTGTCAGCTGCAGTTTCCGCTGCAGCAACCACAGCAAACCACATCAAACCACACGTGTGACAGCGCACCACAACACAACCACTGTGCAAAAGGCGATTAAAgacatttcaatttaattggtTATTTTTCAGTACACTGAAAAGAAGGTTCCTTTGCGTAAGTACCCAAttgcttaaaaaaagtttcggaatatttgttaattttttgtattgtcATTAAATATACCTAATTCCtggaatgtttttaaaaatcttttttatattttcatacttatatttcttaatttattttaatttaaaaaaattatattattttgggtTAGACGTAGAAAGAACTGCGTTCCacgtatttttaattattagttAAGgacatttcaatttaattggtaatttttaaatacgcaaaaaaatgattaaaatgcaatcaatatataaaacaattcgttttaaaaaaaagcaataaactatttttttaaatatcctGAATAAAATGTGGGTATATGATTTTGGTATGCACTTTGAAAAACGGTGTTCCCAGAAAAAacctttattatatttttctcaTATTATAGGTTGAAATTCAGTGGAAAAAGCTTTCTTTTGTGCATTGGCTGCCAATTATTCGTGCAATAAAATATGTCGCATTTATGTTTGctcaatattaaaatatgtgaaatattaaaataactatGACAACTATAAGCACCTCCAGAAAGGCTGCTGCACAAGTTTGGCAATTAAAAcggatttatttatatttgcaaTGGAAGCAAATTGTTTAGCCTGCGAAATCGCCGAAAAACCACGCGGAAAGTTGTCAGCTCCCTGGGATGTAATTAATTTGCAACGTGCGGAGTGCTCCTGCCCCTGCTCCGCGAATCCTGCATATGCAAAACTTTCCCCGGAGTGGCTGATGGTGCTGCCGAAACTTTGCGCCTGATAAATTGAATCGAGTTTTCCGCCCACGGTTGCAGTAGCCCTCGGTGCGACTCGCCGGCAAATTGCAGTTAATGGAATCTGCAATTGAAATGAGCTCCGGCAGGCATGTCGCCGCTTTTAAGGGATCTCTAAAATGTCACAATATTTTTCATTGTTGCAAATTACATTTCAAATGGTGACACTTTCACAGAGAAAACCGAGGTTCACACTCAAAACAAGATAAATTGTTTGCTTGCAAATATAAATAGTATTAAGAAGAATACTATTATTGCAAATACGTTTCAAACGGTGTCAATTTTACAGATTCaatccattttaaatttatgaatggtcaaatttcctttcttacaccaaaaaaataaaaatagtttttattgttaaaaaatacatttaaagtgGGGTAACTTTTACAGAAAAAAACGCAAATTCACTTTCaacataatatatatttatttggaaaCGAAACAAGTATTATATAAcacgaaaaaatgttttgtattgcaatttacattttaaaacatgGCACACCAATGATTGAACATTAATTGAATATGATTTCATGATTACATgtagttttaataatttacgaaaaaaatataaaaaaggaaccatacttttaattattacacattgcattttaaatgatttcactTTCACAAAATAAGTTTATATCCATTTTAATGTCGATTTCTAATGAAAAGGACTTTGTATGTTTTTTAGCAACTgttccaatttaaattaataaaactaagtAATTCTAActgatagatttatttttgaatttttttctattattgcCACAATATTTTAGAACGATCCATAGAATTCTTCCTGTCTCTTGAGTAATGTCCCTCTTTCGGTGACCAGAAGTTTAAAGTTTCCAGTGAGTAATGCATTTTGCAGTCTGTAGCTTGTCCACTAAGCTGGCAACTGCCAACTGCAGTTTAGAGCCATATAAAAGTGGCAGGAGCATAAACTGAAATAAGACCTGCTGAAAAGCCAACACAGCTGATGAAAAAGCTTTTATCCTGCAATTTATTGCCAGCCATTAGTATATATGTCAAATTTGGCTGGCTCTAATTGAAAATGAATTACCCAAAAAACCTTAGTGCTCCGCTTTGTTCTTAGTTCGTTTCAATACGTGGTTTCTTTTCATCCTGGAATTTCCATGCCCCGCTGCCATTTTCCTTTGAGGAATTTTATGTGAAAATCTTTCGGGATTTTAGGGGGCTTAGGTGCGAAATGTTGGCAAAGAGCCCGACATGAATTATAAAACATCACAGGATATTTTCAACTCTCTCTACAATGCTGGCCTGGGGAAAAGGTTAAGTGAAACcgtttttttccacttctaCCAGGGGTCAGCCAGGAAAATTGGTGACTGGCAAGTTACCACAAAATTGTTAATCAACTTGTTGCTGTCTTTTTTCTTAGAAACCCTCAAGAGTATTTTATTTCAGTGAAATAAAATAGCTCTCAACAAAACAATCAATCAATTCCTAATGACAGCTCCAAATCGACATTTAATACGTCGTCTCATCCCGTTTCGAgacttattaaatattaaagtccTGACTTTGATGGTCAACCGCCGAGAAGTTTGGTAAAATTCGACTTCATTATGGCCGGCATTTCGCTTTCCTTGGGTCAAGAACCTCGGACCTGAAGCAACAGAACGCAAATTACAGGATTGAAACAAAGGGCGAAGGCCGAAAAGCTAAATGAAGCAAGGCTAATACCCTAGAGTGGACCAGGTTCGtttctaaaatattaacaacttttaataaactaaatatgaAGATAGGATTAGTTTATTGTAAAACGAAAACCAGTACAATATGTTTTGAAAAAGGCTATTAAAAATTTGCTAATGTTAAAGctgcctttttttatttattttattgacatttGTAATTTACCTTATcgattaaaaaaaaccttattAATAGTGCCTATCTCTTCAGAAATGAATGGTAGGTACCCAATATTAtagtaatatattattaaaataaaggtaataattttttatagggtgttaaaataaactaatatGATTCAttgtaaaactatttttattttcacgtTTTTTTTCTAATGAATGGCTTACCAATTCCCCTAAGCACTTAactcataataattaaataaattgttttcctgCTTGGATACCAGTTTCTCTTCACAAAACCTGATAATAGGTTGGCAcccattattaaataaaatattattattttatcccCGAGGTTCACCCTAAAGTACCCATGGAGATGTAGCAAGTGAAGGCGGTGCGTCATATCCGTTTTTGGTccgaaatgttttttttacgGTTCGCGTGAAGAAGCTTGAGTGAATTGGGAAACCGAGTATTACATGCTCACATGTGGGAAGAGCGAACAATTGTGTGACTTATTACTCGGCATTACCCTGTGGCTTAGTTCCTCGTGGAGCTCGAGTACCCGTCGCCGGGCTGGCATCGATTTTGCCCCCTTGGTGGCCCCAGGCCTCCCCAGTTAATGGTATTCCACGTGGCGACGCAGACATGAAAACAATACCAAATAGTGGtattgttcttatttttagtCGGTTGTCGGTTGTCTGACTGTGTCCCGAGTATCCTGTCTGTGTGTCACAGTTGCCCATGGTTACGCAGGACACCAACAATATATTCTGGGTTAGCGGAAGTCCTGGCCGAGGGCTTTATTAATCCTTTGTGTATATTTAGCAACCACTTTATGAGTCGGCGGCCATATATCTTCCTGTTGATTTATGCCAAGTGTAAATTGGCCCCAACCGCCCCTTCTTTTGCTGCTacacttttccttttttatgaCAGACGTAAATTTCTGTTTGCCTTAACTTGAGAAAATGACCCAAAACGATTGCTCAAAGAGATTAATGGTGTTTGTAGTCAAGGCACAAGAGCTTCCCTCGGGAAAATAATACTTCCCACTTATTTGCTAGATATTCATAggctattattattaaactatatACCAATTATCAGTTAATAAACCAACCTCGGGGAACGATTTAAATAAGCTGTTCAAAATGACAGTCACAAACTGTATGTCTTCATACGATTTTTTAAGCTGTtttaatatgaataaatgtccaattaatattaaaaaaatataaattggtTTAATTTTCGTAAACAAAAATGTCGTGCAGCCGATTGTTTGGTAAATGACTCAGCATTATGCTTTCATGATGTCCCTCCATTAAGGAGCCCCGTCAAGCTGTGAATAGCTTTTCAATGCTTTATAAGCCATCACGGCACGGAATCGAACCAACTCGAAGGATCCACAACTGCCAATACTTGGCAACCAATCTCGACCACATCGAAGTGATTCGATTTAAGCTCCAGTGGGTGTTGGAGGGTGTTTTTCGGTTGGTTGGGAAGTTTCGTGCCACCCAACATAATTAGGGCCAATGACAATCCTGGCGGGCTGCAGGAACTGCACCACCGAGGCTTCGTTTCGATTTATTTGGACGCCGTTGCCAGGACAACGGACTGCCACCTGGCCACTAAGAATTGGGCACAACAAAGCCACTCGGAAAGAGGCGCTAAGCCACTTGGGTGTTTTCGAAGGGCGGCACACTTAGTGCGGTCAGATTCGAGGGCAAAAAGTGAACAATTCCGGGGAATGTTGCCTGATGGCCCCTTTCGGCCATTGCTGATGGCTCTGCTCTGCCCAATTGTTCCAAGAAATTAagggtttttgttatttccaCCAGAGTTTCACGATTCGTCTGGTAATGGAAACAGAGGAGAGAAAAAGGCATTGCTAACGTGCCTTAACCCACGGTCAAAtgtaaaaagtttttcaagATTTTTTAAAGGGTTCCACTTTAACATGCGTAACTTACGACTTCTGTTTTATTGGCATGGAATCTTGTTCAAGGGACCCAAAAGttggttttgatttaaaaataatatatgtgtGTCCTTTTTTACTGGTAATAGGCAGTAAAATATgttatcaaatttaaaaataatattaaagcaTTGACAATTATTATTGTCACATTTCTACTAAATTGCGAATGATCCTGATAAAGtcaataaaatgttgtttcgGAAGTCAATAAACAATGGGTTATCTTATAGATTAGTAATCGTTATCTTATATTTCAGTTAGTTAATGACGAACTACTCATTATATTTGGCAGTGAGTCCGCAGAATTCGCCCTGATATACCTCGGAGCCTACTCCGGCACCGCTGGAGATTCTCTAGGAGGCAACAAGGGCCAGGGATTCTCCACATTCGATCGGAGGAATGAAGACTACTATCTCGGAGCTTGGTGGTACAAGAATTGTGGACAAGGGTAAGTACATATTGCTTAGATACAATCgttttctagaaaaaatacTGTAATAAATAGTACTGAATGGCTGTCAGCCTTATCTGGGGCTACTATCTCCTAATTCTTTATCAATGATCTACTTCAAACCTATAGATACAAGAGCTTTTCTAAAGTAACAACAGGCGTACTGTATCCAGGCAATTTCAATTATTGCTCAATCCCAGTTACAAACCcagttaataaaaattatttgtgtatggaaacaattattttttggaaaGTACAAATAGGAACAACAACTTCATGTTTTCTTCAATCGTTGTTAAAGGCAAAGCCTTTTTTTATTCCCTAAGTGtaacttttgtttaataatCTTACCTGTTGTTCCATTTTCTGATTTCGACTGTTAATTGCGGACATCCTCGCAACTTTGGCTGTAGATTCCAGAGGGTAATTTTGGTTTTACGCCAGATTGAGAGCAACTAAACGATTTCGATGATCCAAAGAAGGGTCATTTGGCAAAGTTTGGTTAAGCAGCTGTTTCGGATTGCTGTTTTCCTAAGGACTACTCAGTGCAAAGGACAATGCGAATGAAtgcagcaaaacaaaaaccgagGGGGTAACTAACGAGCAGAAGAATCGACCAGGACACCTGGCGTGTGTGGCGTGTGTGTTTCTGTAGTTTTGTAGTTTGCTCAACTGTGGCACTCGCGACACAAAAATCAAGGGGTGTTCGAGGGGTCGAGGGCGCGAAGACTGAAGCCGACAGCCGGCTCTTCCTGTTCCCGCTCTCCTGCCTCTCTTGCAACACGATCGGTCGGTATTCTCCGGCTTGCTCACCGATCGGGGGCTCTCACTGAGTGTTTGCTGttgttatttatgtttacTTATAGAGCACTGTATCAATACAATAATCTTTATTTTGGCAAACACTTTCGTGCTGGCTGAGCTATATTCGTGTGATATTTGCCAAGTGAGTGCTTTTGGCGCCTCTTTTTGGTGGGGGAGAGCAGGCGAAGTGTCCCGTCGACCGAACCGCACGCTGCCAAAACAACAACTGGCGATAACCAGAAGCCTACAACTCGAGCGAGGGCCTCGGGCGAAGTGGAATGCATGGCCGAACGAGCCCGAACGCCAATCGCCGAGCGAAGTAATCCTGTCGGGTGTGTCAGCGGGAGAGCGGGAGAGTGGGAGAGCGGCGAGCGAGAGACCGGCTCTCTGCACTCAGCGAACCGCCTCCTGCGCCGCTCTCTCCTCCACATCCTGCGACAGATGTGCAGCTGCCGAGTGCATTCGGATTTAGCTccccgcctcctcctcctcgccaGGATTACGGCACGCATTCCCGCACAAAAACCGGATAACGCTCGCATATCCATTTGATAATTGCTTTCCGGCAGGAACTCAGCAAATTGATTGAAATAATTAGGTTGCAGCAACATTAAAGTTAGTGTTAAAGTCCTTAAAGAAAGGATCTTGAAAGCATATTCAGAACACAAAGAAAGTACATCCTCAATCAAAATGGAAATCCAAGtattattgaatttaattgaacTTAAGCCGCATTAGATTCTATAGTTCTTAGGAAAATTCAGAAGCTATTACTGCCTATATTCTGATTATCCTTCGGTTTATCCTTCATTTAATCTTTTGATTAACAACTTATTGATAACTTTGTGTTCTTATTAAGCCCAAGAGCAAAGTGAGTAGCAATTATCCCACTGTTTAAATGTATAAACAAACACttcttttgtttatattattaatgtttttcCTGTTTATATAACGCGGACAATGGAATGATATCTGCAGAGGTGTCTGATTATCCGAAATTTATGCAGAGCATTGAACCTGAAACTAAGAATCCCCTGTTTCCCTATTCCGCCACAAAGAACATCAGTCCAGTTGCGTTGTCAACTCTCgtgttttatttcattaacaTTAGTCTTAGCCTACGATGCTGGTAAGTAAAATTAAGTAACAAAAGAAAAGATTGTGTCTCAGAACAGCGTCCTGGTAAATTCGACTGAAATTGCCTTGTCATTTATGAGGTTCCTTACTACGTAGCGTTGTCAGTTGCTTTTGGGGGTCTCTCTCGGAGCAAGGTCTCTAGAAGAACCtgtgcttcttcttcttcctgCCCTCCCCCTCCGCCGGCGGCTGCGGATCCACGGAGACCTGACGTCTGGGCAGCAGGGGTGGTGGACTGACATCCCCCTCTGCATCCCCAACTACACTGCCATTGCCATCCACGCCGCTGAACTGGGGCGACAGGGGACGAGGTGCCCGCAGGATGGAGGTCAGCGGTGGCAGGGAGCCCTCCTGGCCATCCTCCTCGATCCTGTCCAGCCGCGATCCGTGCACCGAGGCCATCTCCGAGGGAGTCTTCACCTGCGAGCCGCCCTCGTCGCCAAACTCACTGGCCATGTTCATGCCGATGGTGGCACCCACCTTGGCACTGGCCCGCTTGAAGTGATCGCTCAGCTTGATCTGCACCACATTGATGAACATGGAGGTCAGGGCCAGGCCGAAGATCAGGTAGATCATGCTGACCATCACGAGGAACGGGTCGCCGGGCACCAAGTCGCCGAAGCCGATGGTGGACATCGAGATGAAGACGTAGTAGAAGCAGTCCAGGTACTGCCAGCCCGGCTCGATCATCTTAAAGCCTACACCTCCCAGGAGAATGTACGAGATGAGCAGGAGAGTGGCCACCGACACGGGCAGATTGAACTCGTCGTCCACCTCGAAGGTCTCCGGGTACGGCGATGTGGGCGTCTCCGGGTGCGAGGTGCCCATCGACCGGGCTGCCTCGGCGTCCGCCTGCGACTCCTCGTCGTTGTCCACGCTGGACTTGCCGAAGAACATGCTCGGCCGCCGGATGGCCATGTCGTAGACCGTGTTGAAGCCGGTCATGGCGTCGCggatctgctgctgcttccgGATGCGGCGACAGGAGCGTGTGTAGTACAAACGCCGCACATATGCCCACAGGAACTTGACGCAGCGCGTGAAGAGCTTGCCCAGATCGGCCAGCACGATCAGGAACATGGGGATGCCGATGATGGCGTAGACGATGGTCAGGGCTCGGCCCCAGTCCGTTTTGGGTGTGATGTGGCCGTATCCTACGGGGCAGAAGAGGAAAGGTGGGATTAAACGAGGATTTCGTAAATGAATAATACATCTAATAAGTTATGCAGAAAATGTATCATTATTTCTTATAGAGCTCCAAAAACACCTACAACCAATATGATAAgatgttaattatttaaaaataagaaatctATCGTGTAAGCAATAAAACCTAGGCAAGATTTTACAATTTGAAAGGTCTATAATCTTTCTAgccaataaataaactttgaaATAAGTGGAGAATATTTTGATATTCATATGGCGTAGAAAACATATTCCACTCAATAAAAATgagatattattaaaaaccatGAATAACCAAtagtttggtttggtttctCACAATCCTTTTAAAGGATTTTCAAGAAGAACTACAGTCCCCTAGATCTTTTACCTATGGTTGTGATTACGGTCCAGCAGAAGAGGTCTATAATCTTTCTAgccaataaataaactttgaaATAAGTGGAGAATATTTTGATATTCATATGGAGTAGAAAACATATTGCACTCAATAAAAAAgagatattattaaaaaccatGAATAACCAATAGTTTGGTTTGGGTTCTCACAATCCTTTTAAAGGATTTTCAAGAAGAACTACAGTCCCCTAGATCTTTTACCTATGGTTGTGATTACGGTCCAGCAGAAGATAAAGCAATTGACAAAGTTCCACGACTTTTGGCCAGGAAAACGTCGCAGCCCCAGCTCCGCCAGGTTATTGAGTTCATCCTCAAATGTGCGCAGCTTTTGGCGCGCCAGGGACTTCCAGTCCTCCTCTCTGGCAAAGAGACAAATGGATCACTTACTGGGCCGCCAATTCGAGTAGTTCCCCTACCTCATGTTGTGGCTGACGTCCCACAGTCTGTCGATGAAGTCCCGCTTGACCTTGCGCACCTCGCACTTGTAGATATTCTCCGCGGCTCCCTCCGTGTATCTGAATAAGAGGCCTCCGAATCCCAGGAGCATGGCCAGGCAGATGAGATGGGCGAAGCACTTGTTGCGCAGCTGTCGCAGCTCCTCCATCTCCTGGGGGTAGTCCAGCTTGAGGCGCTTCCATTCATGTCGCGCCTCCAGCTGGAGGTGGTATAAAAAGGCCCTGGAGGCCAACTTCTCCGGCTGAATTTCCTTGGACAAATCTGTGTCATCCTCTGTGACACTTTCAATCTTCTTTTTTCGCCGGAACAGGTTTTTGAGGCGCTGCAGGAAGGTTACTTTCGGTTCGGCTTTTGGGCTATCCACCTCTGGTAACAGAGCAGGTTCCACTTCCGGTTTTGGTTCTGCTCCAGGTACTGGTTCAATCTCATCGTGAACAGTTTCTTCTGTGACTTGAGGCTGCTGGGCATTCCTCTCCAGGCTGCCCGATCGCTTGGCCACCAGCGGTCGCTCCAAGCTAGAACTGCGTTTCGGAGGCTTCTCTTCTTTTTCGGCCATCCTCAGGCTGTGACTGCGACGCACTCCCTCCGCCGAGAGGATCTGCTCCGCCAGGGCTGCCTCCGCCTTGGCCGCCCGCTCGGCTGCCTCCATGTACTTCTGCATCAGCTCCGACTGCTGCTCCGCCTCCGTGAGCCGCGGCTTTAGCACCTCGCTCCTGGACTCGCCCACCTCCACGTACTCGTGCTTCCGGCTGATCTGCTCCCGCTGCTCAGGGGTCTTGGAACGTCTCTGGGGTCTCACAGGCGACAGGGAGCTGTTGCGACTCACGGAGAGTCTTTCCGGAGGTTTTGGAGCCACCATTTGCgatgatggtggtggtggtggtgccccGCGAATCGGAGCAGCCACAAAGCCCTGTGGAATCTTTGGTGCCCGTGGCCTCTGGTGAATCTCTTCCACTGCCTCCGCGTCGGAGGAGCTGAACTGGGTGGAGGACTCGTCGTAGCCGCTGCTTCGATTGCGCCCCCGAGCCTTGGGCGCCTCGTGCCGCTGCAGCCGCAGGCTGTGGATGAGCCGCCGtcgctcctcctcgtcctgcGGCAGCTGGATGCGGTCGCTGAGCTTGCGGTAGCTCAGCAGGAGACGCTTCCGCTCCTCGTTGTCCAACTGCTGGCGGTGCCGCATCTTGTGCTCGCGCTTTTCGCGCTCGAAGAGGCGCTTCTCGGCATCGAAACGCCGGCGTTCATCCTCGAAGCGCTGCAGATTCTGCTCCAGCCGGCTGAGGGTGTCCTGCGTCTGGCCGAGACTGGAGCTGGGCAGAGGTcgccggctgctgctgccggtgGTCAGCTCGCTCTCGCTGGACTCCTCCTTGTGGCGCGGCGAGGAAAGGCTGCGATGCTTGATGAGATGATTGGCATCCGGACTGCTCAGTTTCTCCGCCTCCCGTGGCTGCGACTGACTGCGTGCCGATGAGCTGGCGAAGCTCTTGTCCCGCTTCCGCAGGATCTTGCTCTCGTGGGCGGACAAGGTGCCAGGGGGTCTTATTTGCATGCGCACCACCTGGGGCAAGGGATCCGGAGGGGGCGACTCCGGACTGGCGTCGTCCAAGGGGAGAACCTCCCCCGTCACGGGAGTCGGCTCCCGGTGGCTGCGGCCCAGACGTCGCCGATGACGCTGCTGCTGTCTGGCATCCACTGGCTGCTCCATCCTCTCCAGCCACTGTCGTGTGCTACTTTCGCGATCTATCTTTGTGCTCGTGCTCTAGGCATCTATTTTTAACTGCCCGACGAGGCGGTCATATTCCGCATATGAAAATATGCCTCTGGGTAATTATATCACTTTCGATTGCAGTTTCGGATTTTCTTTTCCTACAATTTGCAATTGATTTTACTTTAGGTGCTgcagttttcttttctttataatttactaatatctatatatatttgattATTTCATTTGCATATACGAAATTATGTATCTGTTCCTATAGAGTAGAGCTTGCAGAGCTCAACGCGATCTAAAAATTTGGCAGACTCGGCCACGGCTGGCATCCAACTGCTGAGAGTGTGGAgaatattcaaattttcaatttcactTGTCTATATTTTTGGTTGGTATCCCAACAGCTGTTCGGCCATACCTATGTCAGAAAGTATCTCATATATCTAATGCAACCGATGATGTGCAAGATTCTCTCTCTTATTGTGTTTGTTCTATCTTTTCGCAATGAGTAATAGGATAAAACCATAGTGTGaaacaaattcaaaacgaCTTACAGTCTCTTAGGAGTAGATAAATGTTATATATCTAATTATATTAtagaaatcaattaaataaaataaaaaaacgtttttttaaatatccaCAGATGCCAGATAGtcgaaaatgta is part of the Drosophila biarmipes strain raj3 chromosome 2R, RU_DBia_V1.1, whole genome shotgun sequence genome and encodes:
- the LOC108022849 gene encoding uncharacterized protein LOC108022849 isoform X2, giving the protein MSQSVTPIPSTPPPGPRRANRPPRINIHNLTSGSAMSQASMPPSAQPPYTAQTNFTGNGTQGPYWPPMANPFGSGNFMTKGYEGFLDLTKSGMSFGEKFTFGMYNKLSAWSRRWFTHLFLLIILALYNAGGALLFMYIENIAENLKYIELQEQQRKFFDDMRAMVKNPETIGLNNTSIDGKVLGVINEYPSVIESLMRKQMYPDKSNVWTFWDAMVYAATIYTTIGYGHITPKTDWGRALTIVYAIIGIPMFLIVLADLGKLFTRCVKFLWAYVRRLYYTRSCRRIRKQQQIRDAMTGFNTVYDMAIRRPSMFFGKSSVDNDEESQADAEAARSMGTSHPETPTSPYPETFEVDDEFNLPVSVATLLLISYILLGGVGFKMIEPGWQYLDCFYYVFISMSTIGFGDLVPGDPFLVMVSMIYLIFGLALTSMFINVVQIKLSDHFKRASAKVGATIGMNMASEFGDEGGSQVKTPSEMASVHGSRLDRIEEDGQEGSLPPLTSILRAPRPLSPQFSGVDGNGSVVGDAEGDVSPPPLLPRRQVSVDPQPPAEGEGRKKKKHRFF
- the LOC108022849 gene encoding trichohyalin isoform X1, with translation MEQPVDARQQQRHRRRLGRSHREPTPVTGEVLPLDDASPESPPPDPLPQVVRMQIRPPGTLSAHESKILRKRDKSFASSSARSQSQPREAEKLSSPDANHLIKHRSLSSPRHKEESSESELTTGSSSRRPLPSSSLGQTQDTLSRLEQNLQRFEDERRRFDAEKRLFEREKREHKMRHRQQLDNEERKRLLLSYRKLSDRIQLPQDEEERRRLIHSLRLQRHEAPKARGRNRSSGYDESSTQFSSSDAEAVEEIHQRPRAPKIPQGFVAAPIRGAPPPPPSSQMVAPKPPERLSVSRNSSLSPVRPQRRSKTPEQREQISRKHEYVEVGESRSEVLKPRLTEAEQQSELMQKYMEAAERAAKAEAALAEQILSAEGVRRSHSLRMAEKEEKPPKRSSSLERPLVAKRSGSLERNAQQPQVTEETVHDEIEPVPGAEPKPEVEPALLPEVDSPKAEPKVTFLQRLKNLFRRKKKIESVTEDDTDLSKEIQPEKLASRAFLYHLQLEARHEWKRLKLDYPQEMEELRQLRNKCFAHLICLAMLLGFGGLLFRYTEGAAENIYKCEVRKVKRDFIDRLWDVSHNMREEDWKSLARQKLRTFEDELNNLAELGLRRFPGQKSWNFVNCFIFCWTVITTIGYGHITPKTDWGRALTIVYAIIGIPMFLIVLADLGKLFTRCVKFLWAYVRRLYYTRSCRRIRKQQQIRDAMTGFNTVYDMAIRRPSMFFGKSSVDNDEESQADAEAARSMGTSHPETPTSPYPETFEVDDEFNLPVSVATLLLISYILLGGVGFKMIEPGWQYLDCFYYVFISMSTIGFGDLVPGDPFLVMVSMIYLIFGLALTSMFINVVQIKLSDHFKRASAKVGATIGMNMASEFGDEGGSQVKTPSEMASVHGSRLDRIEEDGQEGSLPPLTSILRAPRPLSPQFSGVDGNGSVVGDAEGDVSPPPLLPRRQVSVDPQPPAEGEGRKKKKHRFF